From Silurus meridionalis isolate SWU-2019-XX chromosome 14, ASM1480568v1, whole genome shotgun sequence, a single genomic window includes:
- the LOC124397215 gene encoding myeloid-associated differentiation marker-like protein 2, translating to MDPYGGHYLNRDAVLSLLGIARMCQLILGCTTMALVAHSAGFSASYGTFCMFVWCFCFAMTLFIFVLDVIRLHGCVPISWDNFTVAFAMLSTLMYITASVVYPVYFLSNECPTEGCEVQSYRIAVTVCSSVCSFAYGAEVLLTRAKPGHVVGYMATMSGLLKVVQGFNACIIFGALANDSEYHLHIPTQYCVVVYSLCFAITVVVVVLTVSGRTVFLRLPFDRFVIIYTFLAVLLYMSAAVVWPIFSFDKKYGSPGRPDDCPQGKCPWDSKLVVAVFTFANLVLYFIDLLYSQRIRFVSQSASAA from the coding sequence ATGGATCCCTATGGAGGCCACTACCTGAACAGAGATGCAGTGCTGTCTCTACTGGGTATAGCTCGCATGTGCCAACTGATATTGGGCTGCACCACCATGGCTCTGGTGGCACACAGTGCAGGCTTCAGTGCCAGCTATGGCACCTTCTGCATGTTCGTTTGGTGCTTCTGTTTCGCCATGACTTTGTTCATCTTCGTGCTTGATGTGATACGCCTACATGGCTGTGTGCCCATCTCCTGGGACAATTTCACAGTGGCCTTTGCGATGCTCTCCACATTAATGTACATTACAGCTTCTGTTGTGTACCCTGTGTACTTCCTCAGTAATGAATGCCCGACTGAAGGCTGCGAAGTGCAGAGCTACCGCATTGCTGTTACTGTGTGCTCCAGCGTCTGTTCATTTGCCTATGGTGCTGAGGTCCTCCTCACCAGAGCCAAGCCTGGCCATGTAGTTGGTTACATGGCCACCATGTCAGGGCTGCTTAAGGTAGTTCAGGGATTCAATGCTTGCATTATCTTTGGTGCTCTGGCAAATGACAGTGAGTACCATCTCCACATTCCCACACAATACTGTGTAGTGGTCTACAGTCTATGCTTTGCCATcacagtggtggtggtggtcctGACTGTCTCAGGGAGGACTGTATTTTTGCGACTGCCCTTCGACCGCTTCGTGATTATATACACCTTCCTGGCAGTTCTGCTGTACATGAGTGCTGCTGTGGTGTGGCCCATCTTCAGTTTTGATAAGAAGTATGGCTCTCCTGGGCGACCAGATGATTGTCCCCAGGGAAAATGTCCATGGGACAGCAAACTGGTGGTGGCAGTGTTCACCTTTGCTAATCTAGTGCTCTACTTCATCGACCTGCTGTACTCTCAGAGGATCCGCTTTGTCTCACAGTCAGCCTCGGCAGCGTAA